One segment of Dehalococcoidia bacterium DNA contains the following:
- a CDS encoding IS630 family transposase, with amino-acid sequence MWKPANALAMTDEQRKTLEVWTRARTTPQRIVLHARICLMAAGGRANNAIARELGTSRATVILWRKRFQEQGCHGISIDAPHGTSPRRLNADKEKAIVEATLHTKPAGETHWSTRSMARAQGVSKSTVQRIWDAHGLQPHRVETFKLSKDKRFVEKLTDVVGVYLNPPDKAVILCIDEKSQIQALNRMQPGLPMKRGRCGTMTHDYKRNGTTCLFAALNVLEGKVIGSCFSRHRHIEFLKFLRTVDREVPAELDIHAILDNYGTHNHPKVRAWLARHPRFHLHFTPTGSSWLNLVERWFGEITRKRIRRGSFDRTQELIQAIDEYIQVTNENPTPFVWTKKVDVILEKVNRCKAIAETLH; translated from the coding sequence ATGTGGAAACCTGCCAACGCCTTGGCGATGACGGATGAACAGAGAAAGACCTTGGAAGTATGGACTAGAGCGCGAACGACTCCGCAGAGGATAGTGTTGCACGCACGGATTTGTCTGATGGCGGCAGGAGGGAGGGCGAATAATGCCATTGCGAGGGAGTTGGGCACATCTCGCGCCACTGTGATCCTCTGGAGGAAGAGGTTTCAGGAACAGGGATGCCATGGAATCTCGATTGATGCCCCACATGGGACCAGCCCACGCCGCTTGAATGCCGATAAGGAGAAAGCCATCGTGGAAGCGACGTTGCATACAAAGCCGGCCGGGGAGACACACTGGTCGACGCGATCGATGGCTCGCGCTCAGGGGGTGAGCAAGTCGACTGTGCAGCGGATATGGGATGCTCACGGATTGCAGCCCCATCGAGTCGAGACATTCAAATTGTCCAAAGATAAGCGCTTTGTGGAGAAGCTTACCGATGTAGTAGGAGTCTATCTTAACCCTCCCGACAAGGCAGTGATCTTGTGCATAGACGAGAAAAGCCAGATTCAGGCACTGAATCGGATGCAGCCTGGACTCCCGATGAAGCGCGGCCGTTGCGGAACCATGACCCATGACTACAAGCGAAATGGAACGACATGCTTGTTCGCAGCTCTGAATGTACTAGAAGGTAAGGTCATTGGTTCTTGCTTCTCCAGACATCGTCATATCGAGTTCCTGAAATTCCTACGGACGGTGGACAGAGAAGTCCCCGCAGAATTGGATATCCATGCGATCCTGGACAACTACGGGACTCACAATCATCCCAAGGTCCGGGCCTGGTTGGCAAGACACCCCAGGTTTCATCTTCACTTCACACCCACCGGCTCATCGTGGCTCAATCTGGTTGAACGGTGGTTCGGAGAGATCACCCGCAAGCGCATCCGCCGCGGGTCTTTCGATAGGACCCAGGAACTTATCCAAGCCATTGATGAGTACATCCAGGTAACCAATGAAAATCCAACGCCATTTGTTTGGACAAAGAAAGTTGATGTCATTCTGGAAAAGGTAAACCGTTGTAAAGCCATTGCTGAGACACTACACTAG